The proteins below come from a single Mesobacillus jeotgali genomic window:
- a CDS encoding ATP-dependent DNA helicase, giving the protein MKNNLPFTITKNDTFFDLLGDYIGDVFYDILPEKGYELRDEQIYMAFQVEQAFKNKGIVFAEAGVGTGKTFVYLIYAILYARYMGKPAIVSCSDETLIEQLVKEGGDIEKLEKALGLKVDVRLAKAREQYVCVKKLDDLSNTSNEKEILDVHDQLPDFIFDEGISMNSFTRYGDRKEYPWVTNEKWASMAWDPLQQCSTCSWRHRCGQTLNRDYYRHAGDLIICSHDFYMEHVWTKESRKREGQMPLLPDASTVIFDEGHLLEFAAQKGLTYRFNSQTLTTVLTGYMHQDVREESLYLIEDILELHDAWFDLLVKNSSAVEGSNRKEVPMLSNIRQTAETLEKKVTDLMDQLVFDAEMFLIDEYHLKIMEEYLEFFAYGLSIFLKNDEGIFWLEENEVQTSLVIMPRLVEDILKKEVFSQNIPFVFSSATLSQGGDFSYIAKSLGIEKYSSFTVASPFEYEEQMELVAHSEDDEIKKWDKIGEDLRSSNGSSLVLFSSEQEMERFRAWTENQEWSFPILFEGDREISETVKGFQNGIATVLCSYSLWEGLDVPGESLIQVIISSLPFPPHDPVFQAKRKHADNPAAEVDIPYMLLRLRQGMGRLIRSSQDSGTVHVWLTANQKAAYFEEIKGVLPVQNIQWK; this is encoded by the coding sequence ATGAAAAATAACCTTCCATTTACCATTACCAAGAATGATACGTTCTTTGATTTATTAGGAGATTATATTGGTGATGTCTTTTATGATATATTGCCTGAAAAGGGCTATGAACTGCGTGATGAACAGATTTATATGGCCTTCCAGGTGGAGCAGGCCTTTAAGAATAAAGGAATTGTTTTTGCAGAAGCGGGCGTCGGTACCGGCAAGACATTCGTCTATCTTATTTATGCCATTCTATACGCAAGATATATGGGAAAGCCGGCGATTGTTTCTTGCTCGGATGAGACGTTGATCGAGCAGCTCGTGAAAGAGGGCGGCGATATCGAAAAGCTAGAAAAGGCGCTAGGATTGAAGGTTGATGTCCGTCTCGCAAAAGCAAGGGAACAGTATGTGTGCGTGAAGAAGCTTGACGACCTTTCAAACACGTCGAATGAAAAAGAAATTCTGGATGTCCACGACCAGCTGCCAGATTTCATCTTTGATGAAGGAATCTCAATGAATTCATTCACTCGCTATGGCGACCGAAAGGAATATCCATGGGTCACGAATGAAAAATGGGCTTCTATGGCCTGGGATCCACTTCAGCAATGCTCAACATGCAGCTGGCGCCATCGCTGCGGCCAAACCTTGAACCGTGATTATTATCGTCATGCGGGCGATTTGATCATTTGTTCTCATGATTTTTATATGGAGCATGTGTGGACAAAAGAATCTCGTAAGCGGGAAGGGCAGATGCCATTGCTTCCAGACGCAAGTACGGTGATTTTTGACGAAGGCCATTTGCTTGAATTCGCGGCGCAAAAGGGATTAACATATCGGTTCAACTCTCAAACTTTGACCACTGTCCTTACAGGATATATGCACCAGGACGTCCGGGAAGAATCTCTTTATTTAATCGAAGATATTCTGGAGCTCCATGATGCATGGTTTGACCTTTTGGTTAAAAATTCCTCGGCAGTAGAAGGGTCTAATCGAAAAGAAGTACCGATGCTATCAAATATCAGGCAGACTGCGGAAACTCTTGAGAAAAAGGTTACCGATTTAATGGACCAGCTGGTTTTTGATGCCGAAATGTTCCTGATCGACGAGTACCATTTAAAGATCATGGAAGAATATCTCGAGTTTTTCGCTTATGGTCTATCGATTTTCCTAAAGAACGACGAAGGGATTTTCTGGCTAGAAGAGAATGAAGTACAAACATCGCTGGTTATCATGCCTCGACTCGTTGAGGATATATTGAAAAAAGAAGTATTTTCACAAAACATCCCATTTGTATTTTCATCAGCTACATTGTCCCAGGGGGGAGACTTCAGCTATATAGCGAAAAGCCTGGGGATTGAAAAATACTCCTCCTTTACTGTTGCATCTCCATTTGAGTATGAAGAGCAAATGGAACTGGTTGCACACAGTGAGGATGATGAAATAAAGAAATGGGACAAAATAGGAGAAGACCTTAGGTCCAGCAATGGCAGCTCTCTTGTTCTGTTCTCGTCCGAACAAGAGATGGAACGATTCCGGGCATGGACTGAAAATCAAGAATGGAGTTTCCCTATCTTGTTTGAGGGAGACCGTGAAATTAGTGAAACCGTTAAGGGATTCCAGAATGGCATTGCAACCGTTCTATGTTCATACAGTCTATGGGAAGGATTGGATGTCCCGGGAGAGTCATTAATCCAAGTCATCATCTCGTCCTTGCCATTCCCGCCTCATGACCCAGTCTTCCAGGCGAAAAGAAAGCATGCGGATAATCCAGCTGCAGAGGTTGATATACCTTATATGCTGCTCCGCCTAAGACAGGGAATGGGCCGCTTGATCAGAAGCAGCCAGGATAGCGGAACAGTGCATGTATGGCTGACTGCAAATCAAAAAGCAGCGTACTTTGAAGAAATAAAAGGTGTGCTGCCTGTTCAAAATATTCAATGGAAATAG
- the lexA gene encoding transcriptional repressor LexA, which yields MTKLSKRQQDIFEFIKGEVKKKGYPPSVREIGEAVGLASSSTVHGHLARLESKGLIRRDPTKPRAIEILEIEEDSRIPKYKVVNVPVVGKVTAGMPITAIENVEEYFPLPDRLVPHDEQVFMLEIMGDSMIEAGILDGDYVIVKQQKTANNGDIVVAMTEDDEATVKRFFKEKDYFRLQPENPTMDPIILRNVSILGKVIGVYRHMH from the coding sequence ATGACAAAGTTATCGAAGCGTCAACAAGATATATTTGAATTCATAAAAGGTGAAGTCAAGAAAAAAGGGTATCCGCCATCCGTACGCGAAATCGGTGAAGCTGTGGGGCTTGCTTCCAGCTCCACTGTCCATGGACACCTTGCAAGACTTGAAAGCAAAGGCTTGATCCGACGCGATCCTACTAAGCCGCGTGCAATAGAAATTCTCGAAATAGAAGAAGATAGCCGCATCCCTAAATATAAAGTGGTCAATGTACCTGTTGTCGGTAAAGTAACTGCTGGTATGCCAATTACCGCAATCGAAAATGTAGAAGAGTACTTTCCTCTTCCTGACCGCCTTGTTCCACATGATGAGCAGGTTTTCATGCTCGAAATCATGGGGGACAGTATGATTGAAGCAGGCATTCTTGATGGCGACTACGTTATTGTCAAGCAGCAGAAAACAGCTAATAACGGAGACATTGTTGTTGCGATGACAGAGGATGATGAAGCAACAGTAAAGCGCTTCTTCAAGGAAAAGGATTATTTCAGGCTGCAGCCGGAAAACCCTACGATGGATCCAATTATCCTTCGAAATGTATCCATTCTTGGTAAAGTCATTGGTGTATACCGCCATATGCATTAA
- a CDS encoding LysM peptidoglycan-binding domain-containing protein, translated as MKKLWENYSYAMILLAVSLIFSIVAKAQLNNEDAYITVTIEEGQSLWEIAESFASEHNLSENEFISWVEKENGIIGETIVPGDELVIPVEAEHIEPTQIADAER; from the coding sequence ATGAAAAAGCTTTGGGAAAACTATTCATATGCAATGATCCTGCTTGCTGTCAGCTTAATTTTTTCAATCGTCGCAAAAGCACAGTTAAATAACGAGGATGCATACATAACTGTTACTATAGAAGAAGGGCAATCATTATGGGAGATTGCTGAATCATTTGCCAGTGAACATAATCTTTCTGAAAATGAATTTATAAGCTGGGTAGAAAAAGAAAACGGAATTATAGGTGAAACAATCGTTCCAGGCGATGAGCTGGTAATCCCTGTGGAGGCTGAGCATATTGAACCAACACAGATTGCGGATGCGGAAAGATAG